The following are encoded together in the Bradyrhizobium sp. CCGUVB1N3 genome:
- a CDS encoding SDR family NAD(P)-dependent oxidoreductase → MALGEGHVVNVASLAGLVSVQFNSAYAASKHAVVALSDSLAGEFAALGLPIKESVVCPGFVATRIFESERNRPDHLRAAARTPPELAERLRAAFAERVWNNPMSPTEAASRIVAGIERDEFYILTHQEQNAAVLSRLAAVEGAVRSSCPTS, encoded by the coding sequence CTGGCGCTTGGAGAGGGGCACGTTGTTAACGTTGCCTCACTTGCCGGACTCGTCTCGGTTCAATTTAATTCGGCTTACGCCGCGTCCAAGCATGCAGTAGTTGCACTATCCGACAGCCTCGCAGGCGAGTTCGCCGCTCTTGGACTTCCGATAAAGGAATCGGTCGTCTGTCCCGGGTTTGTCGCAACACGCATATTTGAATCCGAGCGCAATCGGCCTGACCATTTGCGCGCCGCCGCTAGGACGCCGCCTGAATTGGCGGAAAGACTACGAGCTGCATTCGCGGAGCGCGTCTGGAATAATCCCATGTCACCTACCGAGGCCGCGTCGCGCATAGTCGCGGGCATCGAACGTGATGAATTCTACATACTCACCCATCAAGAGCAGAATGCGGCTGTGCTTAGCCGGCTGGCAGCGGTGGAAGGTGCGGTAAGGTCTTCGTGCCCGACATCCTGA